The Oxobacter pfennigii genome has a segment encoding these proteins:
- the rsmH gene encoding 16S rRNA (cytosine(1402)-N(4))-methyltransferase RsmH yields MEFYHVSVLLKQSVENLVWKQDGIYVDGTVGGAGHSLEILKTLNSGGKLIGIDRDLTALKAAQEKLKNYKDRLLLIHSNFSNLKQVLEDNGIKKVDGVLLDIGVSSPQLDDAERGFSYNNDAPLDMRMDMTSELTAKEIINTYSENELSKIIYEYGEERWAKRIASFIVKEREKNKIITTGQLVEIIKNAIPASARREGPHPAKRTFQAIRIAVNRELDEITEAIPNIVDVLNPNGRVCIITFHSLEDRIVKDEFKRLANPCTCPPEFPVCICNNKPEINILTRKPILPDEDEIRENPRSRSAKLRVAQKL; encoded by the coding sequence ATGGAATTTTATCATGTTTCGGTATTGCTTAAGCAATCGGTAGAAAATCTTGTTTGGAAACAGGATGGTATATATGTGGATGGAACAGTCGGCGGAGCCGGCCATTCACTGGAAATACTCAAAACTTTAAATAGCGGCGGAAAGCTTATTGGAATAGACAGAGATTTAACGGCGTTAAAAGCAGCGCAAGAGAAACTGAAAAACTATAAGGACAGACTGTTGCTGATTCACAGTAATTTCAGTAATTTGAAACAGGTTTTAGAAGACAACGGAATAAAAAAGGTGGATGGTGTGCTTTTGGATATTGGAGTATCCTCACCTCAGTTGGATGACGCCGAAAGGGGATTCAGCTACAATAACGATGCGCCCCTGGATATGAGGATGGATATGACATCTGAATTGACAGCTAAAGAGATTATAAACACATATTCCGAGAATGAGCTTTCAAAGATTATATATGAATACGGCGAGGAAAGATGGGCTAAGAGAATCGCAAGTTTTATTGTTAAGGAAAGAGAAAAAAATAAGATAATAACAACGGGACAGCTGGTTGAAATAATTAAAAATGCCATACCAGCTTCAGCAAGGCGCGAAGGGCCTCACCCGGCAAAAAGAACCTTCCAGGCAATAAGAATTGCAGTCAACAGGGAATTGGATGAAATAACAGAGGCTATACCAAATATAGTGGATGTTTTGAATCCCAATGGCAGGGTTTGCATAATTACCTTTCATTCTTTGGAAGACAGAATAGTAAAGGATGAATTTAAAAGGCTGGCTAACCCATGTACCTGTCCACCGGAATTCCCCGTTTGTATATGCAATAATAAACCTGAAATTAACATATTAACCAGAAAACCAATACTTCCTGATGAAGATGAAATAAGAGAAAACCCAAGGTCCAGAAGTGCTAAGCTTAGAGTGGCACAAAAACTTTGA
- the mraZ gene encoding division/cell wall cluster transcriptional repressor MraZ: protein MFIGEYQHTMDPKNRIFIPSKFRDDLGERFIITKGLDNCLYAYTVEEWANLEEKLKNLPLSSKDARAFARFFFSGAADCVPDKQGRVIIPNNLIEYAQIDKEVVLIGVSTRFEIWSKEKWDEYNDSNVNFDEIADKMSLLGI, encoded by the coding sequence ATGTTTATAGGCGAATACCAGCATACTATGGACCCCAAAAACAGAATATTTATTCCTTCAAAATTCAGGGATGACCTGGGTGAAAGGTTCATAATAACCAAAGGTCTTGATAACTGTCTGTATGCATATACAGTTGAGGAATGGGCAAACCTAGAGGAAAAGCTGAAGAACTTGCCATTATCCAGCAAGGATGCAAGAGCTTTTGCTAGGTTCTTCTTTTCCGGTGCGGCAGATTGCGTTCCGGATAAGCAAGGGCGCGTTATTATACCCAATAATCTCATAGAATATGCTCAAATTGATAAAGAAGTTGTTTTGATAGGAGTATCAACAAGGTTTGAAATTTGGAGCAAGGAAAAATGGGATGAATACAACGATTCAAACGTCAATTTCGATGAAATTGCAGATAAGATGTCATTGCTGGGGATATAG
- a CDS encoding aspartyl-phosphate phosphatase Spo0E family protein, which produces MFEKDIDAMKQKLYYAIEQGDKDTIYDISVRLDVLIVEFYNYYKN; this is translated from the coding sequence GTGTTTGAAAAAGATATAGATGCCATGAAGCAAAAGCTTTATTATGCCATAGAACAGGGCGATAAAGATACTATATATGATATCAGCGTAAGGCTGGATGTTTTAATAGTTGAATTCTATAATTATTATAAAAATTAG
- the yfmH gene encoding EF-P 5-aminopentanol modification-associated protein YfmH: protein MNIINNESIDEKLYYEKQSAGLDIYVIPKKGYSLYYGIMAVNYGSNDNEFLIPGSDKSLKVPDGIAHFLEHKMFDKKEGNLLQDYGALGSTPNAYTNATTTAYLFTTTADIKKNVELLFRNVHEPYFTDESIDREKEIIGQEIKMYQDNPSWKVYFNLLDCMYIKHPVKKEIAGSYYSISEISKELLYECYDTFYRPSNLVFLLVGDVEPEEIIGFADENIKRYEKGKKEKPLRIYPHEPAKLNKKHAEEKMEISRPLFAMGFKDIDIGFTGDLLLQKEIETEILLEGMFGKSSPIFKELYDKGLINNSFGSDFMSEKDYGYSIVSGESKEPETVSKIIEDYIKRDGINILSKKRFETIKKKLIGHFLASFNSNEFIGSNFISYKMKGINLFDYMDTVERIEYNDIENRFLNHITEDVKAMSIIYPN from the coding sequence ATGAATATCATTAACAATGAAAGCATAGATGAAAAACTGTACTATGAGAAGCAGTCTGCAGGGCTCGATATATATGTAATCCCAAAGAAGGGCTATTCCCTGTATTACGGAATCATGGCAGTCAATTACGGCTCTAATGACAATGAATTTTTAATCCCCGGAAGTGATAAAAGCCTTAAGGTTCCCGATGGCATAGCCCACTTTTTAGAACATAAAATGTTTGATAAAAAAGAAGGCAATTTACTGCAGGATTATGGCGCATTAGGTTCAACGCCTAATGCCTATACAAATGCCACAACTACGGCTTATCTATTTACAACTACGGCGGATATAAAAAAGAATGTTGAGCTTTTGTTTCGTAATGTACACGAACCCTATTTTACCGATGAGAGTATTGACAGAGAAAAGGAGATAATCGGCCAGGAAATAAAAATGTATCAGGATAATCCTAGCTGGAAAGTGTATTTTAATCTGCTGGATTGCATGTATATAAAACACCCGGTAAAAAAAGAAATTGCAGGAAGTTACTATTCTATATCTGAAATCAGCAAGGAATTATTATATGAATGCTATGACACATTTTACCGCCCTTCAAATTTAGTGTTTCTTTTGGTAGGCGATGTGGAACCTGAAGAGATAATTGGTTTTGCTGATGAAAATATAAAAAGGTATGAAAAGGGTAAAAAAGAAAAGCCCTTAAGGATATATCCTCATGAGCCGGCAAAGCTTAATAAAAAGCATGCGGAAGAGAAAATGGAAATTTCAAGGCCTTTGTTTGCTATGGGATTTAAGGATATAGATATAGGCTTTACAGGGGATTTGCTGCTTCAAAAAGAAATTGAAACAGAAATCCTCTTAGAAGGCATGTTCGGAAAAAGCTCTCCTATATTTAAGGAGCTATATGATAAAGGACTTATCAATAATTCCTTTGGAAGTGATTTTATGAGCGAGAAAGATTACGGATATTCAATTGTAAGCGGAGAATCAAAAGAGCCTGAGACTGTCAGCAAAATAATTGAGGATTATATAAAAAGGGACGGTATAAATATATTAAGCAAGAAGAGATTTGAAACCATAAAAAAGAAACTCATAGGACATTTTTTAGCCAGCTTTAATTCAAATGAATTTATAGGCAGCAATTTTATATCCTATAAAATGAAGGGTATAAATCTCTTTGATTATATGGATACAGTGGAACGAATAGAGTATAATGATATAGAAAACAGATTCTTAAATCATATAACAGAAGATGTCAAAGCCATGTCGATAATTTATCCAAATTAA
- the yfmF gene encoding EF-P 5-aminopentanol modification-associated protein YfmF, producing the protein MNLFKEQQLGDHVNIHMYNTNKFKTTALCFYINDNLDENAALNALLPRILKSGSNTYKNSTIISEYLEELYGASFGVDIIKKGEVQSILFYLQFVEGQYVKDILMFKKAIDFICDIVLNPIIENNSFKEEYVVTEKKILEDMIASRKNDKIQYAVERCMQISCKGTPFEIYKYGEPYMLEKINASNLYEHYRKILRENPIDIYIAGSVSEEEALSYIKERFVINRENIENIRDLNMQNETREKQLLHETMDINQGKLCLGYRTNMSFAHENFPALSVYTGILGGGMNSKLFLNMREKENLAYYAYSGIEKFKGLLLVNCGIEVENYERSVNIIEEQVEDMRKGNITDSEIDNSIKKIMSDLKTINDNVPLMIDYNLGGMLYGKEIVPEDMMKKVEKVKKEDIIEAAQGIKLDTIFFLSSKDKERKYEYH; encoded by the coding sequence ATGAACTTATTTAAAGAACAGCAATTAGGAGATCATGTAAACATCCATATGTATAATACAAACAAATTTAAAACAACTGCATTGTGTTTTTATATAAATGACAATCTTGACGAAAATGCCGCTTTGAATGCTTTGCTGCCAAGGATTCTTAAAAGCGGCAGCAATACTTATAAGAACTCCACCATTATCAGCGAATACTTAGAAGAGCTTTATGGAGCTTCCTTTGGAGTAGATATAATCAAGAAAGGTGAAGTCCAGAGCATATTGTTTTACCTTCAGTTTGTGGAGGGCCAATATGTAAAGGATATCTTGATGTTTAAAAAGGCAATAGATTTTATTTGCGATATAGTATTAAACCCCATAATTGAAAATAACTCCTTTAAAGAAGAGTATGTAGTTACGGAAAAGAAGATCTTAGAGGACATGATAGCCTCAAGGAAAAATGACAAGATACAATATGCAGTTGAGCGCTGCATGCAGATATCCTGCAAAGGCACTCCATTTGAAATATATAAATACGGTGAGCCTTATATGCTTGAAAAAATAAATGCATCCAATCTCTATGAGCATTACAGGAAAATATTAAGAGAAAATCCCATAGATATATATATTGCCGGTAGCGTATCCGAAGAAGAAGCACTATCTTATATTAAAGAAAGATTTGTGATAAATAGAGAAAATATAGAGAATATAAGGGACTTGAACATGCAAAATGAAACCAGGGAAAAGCAATTGCTTCATGAAACCATGGATATAAATCAGGGTAAGCTGTGCTTGGGATATAGAACAAATATGTCCTTTGCCCATGAAAATTTCCCTGCCTTGTCTGTCTATACCGGCATATTAGGAGGCGGAATGAATTCAAAGCTCTTTTTAAATATGAGAGAAAAAGAAAATCTCGCTTATTATGCATATTCGGGTATAGAGAAATTCAAGGGGTTACTATTGGTAAACTGCGGTATTGAAGTAGAAAACTATGAAAGGTCAGTTAATATAATAGAAGAGCAGGTTGAAGATATGAGGAAAGGGAATATAACCGATAGCGAGATAGACAACAGCATTAAAAAAATCATGAGCGATTTAAAGACTATCAACGACAATGTACCCTTGATGATAGATTATAATTTAGGCGGCATGCTCTACGGAAAGGAAATAGTGCCCGAGGACATGATGAAAAAAGTTGAGAAGGTAAAAAAGGAAGATATCATAGAGGCGGCCCAAGGCATAAAATTAGACACTATATTCTTTTTAAGCTCAAAGGATAAGGAGAGAAAATATGAATATCATTAA
- the ychF gene encoding redox-regulated ATPase YchF, whose product MKLGIVGLPNVGKSTLFNAITKAGAEAANYPFCTIEPNVGVVPVPDERLNVLAQMYNPKKVTPTTVEFLDIAGLVKGASKGEGLGNKFLSHIREVEAIVHVVRCFSNENIVHVEGSIDPIRDIEIINLELILSDLEIIDRRLERSGKAVKSGDKKMQNEVVVLQQIKECLDKGNAVRSMEFNEDEQQFVKQLFLLSTKPVLYVCNVSEDDLISDIESNVYVNKVKEYAAKENSGSIVISGKLEEEIAQLDEKEKQEFLSDYGLDQSGLDKLIKESYKLLGLISFLTGGPDEVRAWTIKSGTKAPQAAGKIHSDIERGFIRAEVVPFEQLVECGSETAAKEKGLIRSEGKEYIMQDGDVVLFRFNV is encoded by the coding sequence ATGAAGCTTGGGATCGTGGGACTGCCGAATGTAGGAAAAAGCACTCTGTTTAATGCAATAACGAAGGCTGGAGCTGAGGCAGCAAATTATCCATTTTGCACAATTGAACCCAATGTAGGTGTTGTACCCGTGCCCGATGAAAGACTGAACGTCCTGGCACAAATGTATAATCCAAAGAAGGTTACACCCACAACTGTGGAATTTTTAGATATAGCAGGACTGGTAAAAGGCGCAAGCAAAGGTGAAGGGTTAGGAAATAAATTTCTTTCACATATAAGAGAAGTTGAAGCAATAGTTCATGTGGTAAGATGTTTCAGCAATGAGAATATCGTTCATGTAGAGGGCAGTATTGACCCCATAAGAGATATCGAAATTATAAATCTGGAGCTTATACTATCTGATTTGGAGATTATCGATCGAAGATTGGAGAGGTCGGGAAAAGCCGTCAAATCCGGCGACAAGAAAATGCAGAATGAAGTTGTCGTTCTGCAGCAGATTAAAGAGTGTCTTGATAAAGGAAATGCCGTAAGAAGCATGGAATTTAATGAAGATGAACAGCAATTTGTAAAGCAGCTCTTTTTGTTATCCACCAAACCTGTCTTATACGTCTGCAATGTATCCGAGGATGACTTGATTTCTGATATAGAGAGTAACGTTTATGTAAACAAGGTAAAGGAATATGCCGCAAAGGAAAATTCAGGTTCAATAGTCATTTCCGGAAAATTAGAAGAAGAAATTGCTCAGCTGGATGAAAAAGAAAAACAGGAATTTTTATCCGACTATGGACTTGACCAATCCGGCCTTGACAAGCTCATTAAGGAAAGCTATAAACTTTTAGGACTTATAAGTTTCTTAACGGGAGGTCCAGACGAGGTTAGGGCATGGACAATAAAATCCGGCACAAAAGCCCCCCAGGCAGCCGGCAAAATTCATTCCGATATCGAAAGAGGTTTCATACGCGCCGAAGTTGTTCCCTTTGAGCAATTGGTGGAATGCGGCAGCGAAACCGCCGCCAAAGAAAAGGGCTTAATTCGCTCTGAAGGCAAAGAATATATAATGCAGGACGGGGACGTCGTCCTTTTCAGATTCAACGTATAA
- a CDS encoding Lon protease family protein — MKKDFRVSPEQLLKNKYPGEINFRTTEDLRSFTGLIGQERAELSMKFGISIKEKGYNIYISGDNGTRRTEYAMETLKQAAKENDTPDDWCYVYNFESEYEPIALNFPKGLGKVFKHDMSFIVAKIAETMPEAFSGEEYDKQKNELLEGYQKTKGILVDELNSIAQSYGLQVKVAASGFAFVPVKEGKAMSELEYDNLLNEEKERITENISLMRLKAIEILRRLKTAEKEVNDKIEGLDIEMASYVVENAMTGIKSKYRAYGKVLKYFDSVKEDILKHIEVLTEDTTKESKESGKTDLLARYKVNLLIDNSETKGAPVIFESLPTYNNLFGNIEYESKHGSLVTDYLMIRAGSLLKSNGGYLIIKVSDILKNYKAWDGLKRVLNSNEIQIDGIRSQMDLLTINGLKPEAIPVDIKVILIGNESVYHLLYEYEEEFNDLFKIKVEFDVSMEKNERNIYKLASYLAGYCRKKNLHHIESKGFAVIIEQSLRAAENCNRISSCMEDILNIVEESNIWADISGSKYITRENVKKAIEEKKKRKGLIEDRMLRSYENKKIIIDVSGEAIGQINGLAVIESGGCRLGKPYRITASTYMGKSGIVNIEREVHMSGNIHNKSIMIIAGYLGEKYAKNIPLSLTAHICFEQLYGFIDGDSASIAELYAILSSLTNMPFKQYIAVTGSLNQMGEAQPVGGINEKIEGFHKICSMKGFNKMQGVIIPHQNVDDLILEDNVIADIKKGLFHIYAIKNVDEGIEILSGISAGSHNERGEFEEDTFNFLVDKRLKELIRNYTKLDETKQS, encoded by the coding sequence ATGAAGAAAGATTTCAGGGTATCTCCGGAACAGTTGTTAAAGAACAAATATCCCGGTGAAATAAATTTCAGGACTACAGAGGATTTGAGGAGCTTTACCGGTCTTATAGGGCAGGAAAGGGCAGAATTATCCATGAAATTCGGGATTAGCATAAAAGAAAAAGGGTATAACATTTATATTTCCGGAGATAACGGCACGAGAAGGACTGAATATGCCATGGAAACGCTAAAGCAAGCCGCAAAAGAAAATGATACGCCTGATGACTGGTGTTATGTATATAATTTTGAAAGCGAATATGAGCCCATTGCATTGAATTTTCCAAAGGGGTTAGGAAAGGTATTTAAACATGACATGAGTTTCATAGTTGCAAAAATCGCAGAGACAATGCCGGAGGCCTTCAGCGGTGAAGAATATGATAAGCAAAAGAACGAGCTTTTAGAGGGCTATCAAAAAACAAAAGGAATTCTGGTTGATGAATTAAACAGCATTGCACAAAGCTATGGCCTTCAGGTGAAGGTTGCGGCATCGGGTTTTGCTTTCGTACCTGTAAAGGAGGGCAAAGCCATGAGCGAACTTGAATATGATAATCTTTTAAATGAGGAAAAGGAAAGAATAACCGAAAATATCTCTCTCATGAGGTTAAAGGCTATAGAAATATTAAGGAGGTTGAAAACAGCGGAGAAGGAAGTAAATGATAAGATAGAGGGCTTAGACATTGAAATGGCTTCCTACGTCGTTGAAAATGCCATGACTGGAATAAAGTCAAAATACAGGGCCTACGGAAAAGTATTAAAGTATTTTGACAGCGTAAAGGAAGATATATTAAAGCATATTGAAGTATTGACGGAAGATACGACAAAGGAATCAAAAGAAAGCGGCAAAACTGATTTACTGGCAAGATACAAGGTGAATTTACTTATCGATAACAGTGAAACAAAAGGAGCACCTGTTATATTTGAATCATTGCCTACCTATAATAACCTGTTTGGAAATATTGAATATGAAAGCAAGCACGGCTCTTTAGTCACAGATTATCTTATGATAAGAGCAGGTTCTCTGTTAAAGTCAAATGGGGGATACCTGATTATAAAAGTAAGCGACATACTTAAAAATTATAAGGCCTGGGATGGATTAAAAAGGGTATTGAACAGCAATGAGATTCAAATAGATGGCATAAGGAGCCAGATGGATCTTCTGACTATAAACGGTTTAAAACCGGAAGCCATACCTGTTGATATAAAGGTTATACTCATTGGGAACGAGTCAGTTTATCACCTGTTGTATGAATATGAGGAAGAATTCAATGACTTGTTTAAGATAAAAGTGGAATTTGACGTAAGCATGGAGAAGAATGAAAGAAACATTTATAAGTTGGCATCATATTTAGCCGGATATTGCAGAAAGAAAAATCTGCATCATATTGAAAGCAAAGGCTTTGCGGTAATAATTGAACAGAGCTTAAGGGCAGCAGAAAATTGCAATAGGATATCCAGCTGCATGGAAGATATTTTGAATATAGTTGAGGAATCCAATATATGGGCGGATATTTCAGGCAGCAAATATATAACAAGGGAAAATGTGAAAAAAGCTATAGAAGAAAAGAAAAAAAGAAAAGGTTTGATTGAAGACAGGATGCTAAGAAGCTATGAAAATAAAAAGATAATCATAGATGTAAGCGGTGAGGCAATAGGTCAGATAAACGGCCTGGCGGTTATCGAGTCGGGAGGCTGCAGACTGGGGAAACCTTACAGGATTACGGCTTCCACATATATGGGTAAAAGCGGCATAGTAAATATCGAGCGGGAAGTCCACATGAGCGGCAATATACACAATAAAAGCATAATGATTATAGCAGGCTATTTAGGAGAAAAATATGCAAAGAACATCCCCTTATCCCTTACTGCTCATATATGTTTTGAACAGCTATATGGTTTTATTGACGGTGACAGCGCCTCAATTGCTGAGCTCTATGCAATACTTTCAAGCCTGACCAATATGCCTTTTAAGCAGTATATAGCCGTTACCGGCTCACTGAATCAAATGGGTGAAGCGCAGCCTGTCGGGGGAATAAATGAAAAAATTGAAGGTTTTCACAAAATATGCTCTATGAAAGGTTTCAACAAGATGCAGGGAGTCATAATACCCCATCAGAATGTGGATGATCTTATACTGGAGGATAATGTAATCGCAGATATTAAAAAAGGCTTGTTTCACATATATGCCATTAAAAATGTGGATGAAGGCATTGAGATTTTATCGGGAATTTCCGCAGGCTCCCATAATGAAAGGGGAGAGTTTGAAGAAGATACCTTCAATTTCCTTGTAGATAAACGCCTTAAAGAACTAATAAGAAATTACACTAAGTTGGACGAAACAAAACAGTCATAA
- the deoC gene encoding deoxyribose-phosphate aldolase: MDKKTIASMIDHTLLKPQATIKDVEKLCSEATDFGFSSVCINPYFVKAAAKKLSGSSVSVCTVIGFPLGANTTETKIFEAKKAVEEGAVEVDMVINIGALKNKEYDYVRDDINGVVEAVRDKAIVKVIIETCLLDDDEKVKVCKIAMDAGAHFVKTSTGFGIKGATIHDVELMREAVGEHLGVKASGGIKTYEDAVNMINAGATRLGTSSSIKIIE, translated from the coding sequence ATGGATAAAAAAACTATAGCTTCCATGATAGACCATACACTTTTAAAGCCTCAAGCCACCATAAAGGATGTTGAAAAGCTGTGCAGTGAAGCAACGGACTTCGGATTTTCATCGGTGTGCATAAACCCTTACTTTGTAAAGGCTGCAGCAAAAAAACTTTCCGGCAGCAGTGTATCCGTTTGCACAGTCATAGGCTTTCCGCTGGGCGCCAATACAACGGAAACAAAGATTTTTGAGGCGAAAAAAGCAGTGGAAGAAGGCGCAGTGGAGGTTGATATGGTAATAAATATAGGTGCCTTAAAGAATAAGGAATATGATTACGTAAGGGATGATATCAATGGGGTCGTTGAAGCCGTAAGGGATAAAGCAATTGTAAAGGTCATAATTGAAACCTGTCTTTTGGATGACGATGAAAAGGTAAAGGTATGCAAAATAGCAATGGACGCAGGAGCTCATTTTGTGAAGACATCCACGGGCTTCGGTATAAAAGGTGCAACTATACATGATGTAGAGCTTATGCGGGAGGCTGTAGGGGAGCATTTAGGAGTCAAAGCCTCGGGAGGTATAAAGACCTATGAGGATGCCGTAAATATGATTAATGCCGGAGCAACAAGGTTAGGTACAAGTTCCTCCATAAAAATAATTGAATAA